In Nocardia higoensis, one genomic interval encodes:
- a CDS encoding PucR family transcriptional regulator has protein sequence MSTDVDEATRAVAARLREDFDPLLDEITTMFVDRIPEFHHDDEVRRLMIASTGSNLAAIIDMLALSASRDDITVPLAAAEYARRVAQQGMAPEALLRAYRLGEHWLTQRIIGELRASELPADIALETAGRGATVVNTYIDRVIEGIVDIYESERRRWDMRSDTMRAAQIRAVLDTENLDLASAEHMLATSLRGWHLAAIVSVRQAAVPASELLRAGVAMLTAATGKEPLTALIDEQNCWVWISSAGKPSLDVPRLERDLARRKGIHVAVGDLGAGLDGFRQTFRDAQRARNLALLADTGSPLTLHARVALTGLLMDHLPDTRAWVHRVLGELMREDETTARLRETVRTYLDCRGSLTDAAARMHIHKNTVHYRIRRAEEVLGHPLTVDRLDIEVALRVSEQLGMARPS, from the coding sequence TCTCAGGGAGGATTTCGATCCGCTCCTCGACGAGATCACCACGATGTTCGTCGACCGGATCCCGGAGTTCCACCACGACGACGAAGTACGGCGGCTGATGATCGCCAGCACCGGGTCCAACCTCGCCGCCATCATCGACATGCTCGCCCTCAGCGCCTCCCGTGACGACATCACCGTGCCGCTGGCCGCCGCCGAATACGCCCGCCGCGTCGCCCAGCAGGGCATGGCGCCAGAAGCGTTGCTGCGCGCCTACCGGCTCGGCGAGCACTGGCTCACCCAGCGGATCATCGGCGAACTCCGCGCGTCCGAGCTGCCCGCCGACATCGCGCTGGAGACCGCGGGCCGCGGCGCGACGGTGGTCAACACCTACATCGACCGCGTCATCGAAGGCATCGTCGACATCTACGAAAGCGAGCGCAGGCGCTGGGACATGCGCTCGGACACCATGCGCGCCGCGCAGATTCGCGCGGTGCTCGACACCGAGAACCTGGACCTCGCCTCCGCCGAACACATGCTGGCCACCTCCCTGCGCGGCTGGCACCTGGCGGCCATCGTCTCGGTCCGCCAAGCCGCCGTCCCCGCGAGCGAGCTGCTGCGCGCGGGCGTCGCGATGCTCACCGCCGCCACCGGCAAAGAACCGCTCACCGCGCTGATCGACGAACAGAACTGCTGGGTGTGGATCTCCTCGGCGGGCAAACCCTCCCTCGACGTCCCACGGCTCGAACGAGACCTCGCCCGCCGCAAAGGCATTCACGTCGCGGTCGGCGACCTGGGTGCCGGCCTCGACGGCTTCCGCCAGACCTTCCGCGACGCCCAGCGCGCCCGCAACCTCGCCCTGCTCGCCGACACCGGCTCACCCCTGACCCTGCATGCGCGAGTGGCCTTGACCGGTCTGCTGATGGACCACCTGCCCGACACCCGCGCCTGGGTGCACCGTGTGCTCGGCGAACTCATGCGCGAGGACGAGACCACCGCCCGCCTGCGCGAAACCGTGCGCACCTACCTGGACTGTCGCGGCAGCCTCACCGACGCCGCTGCGCGCATGCACATCCACAAGAACACCGTGCATTACCGCATCCGTCGAGCGGAGGAAGTGCTCGGCCATCCGCTGACGGTGGACCGGCTCGATATCGAAGTCGCACTACGGGTTTCCGAGCAACTGGGTATGGCCCGCCCGAGCTGA